A single genomic interval of Kogia breviceps isolate mKogBre1 chromosome 6, mKogBre1 haplotype 1, whole genome shotgun sequence harbors:
- the CXCL13 gene encoding C-X-C motif chemokine 13: protein MRFTQGSLLLVLLACSLSPVHGVLETYNTNLKCKCIRETFNFVSILHIGKLQILPPGNGCPNTEIIAWMKNKSVICLNPGAKWTQKLMRVSRKSAFSTSPAPVFKKMIA, encoded by the exons ATGAGATTCACCCAGGGATCTCTGCTTCTTGTGCTGCTGGCCTGCAGCCTCTCTCCAGTCCATG GTGTCCTGGAGACCTATAACACAAACTTAAAGTGTAAATGCATCCGAGAGACCTTCAACTTTGTCTCCATTTTGCACATTGGAAAGCTTCAAATCTTGCCCCCTGGGAATGGATGCCCAAACACAGAAATCAT AGCCTGGATGAAGAATAAGTCAGTTATCTGCTTGAACCCTGGAGCCAAATGGACACAAAAACTAATGAGAGTGTCAAG aaaaagtgCTTTTTCAACTTCACCAGCTCCAGTGTTTAAGAAAATGATTGCCTGA